A stretch of Pseudolysobacter antarcticus DNA encodes these proteins:
- a CDS encoding MotA/TolQ/ExbB proton channel family protein: MLEILMAGGWAMLPILIASAVALAIILERYWSLRHDAVLPPKLGADVRQWARSAQLDPAHIEVLRANSPLGELLAAALVVRDKPRAIVKERMEDTGRFVVHQMERYLNTLGTIALIAPLLGLLGTVIGLIDMFLVVSNGNMGDPGKMAGGIGQALICTATGLCVAIPAYVFHRLLRGRVTGLVLEMEQQASSLLDELMHVEKSPVLAKPAVR; encoded by the coding sequence GTGCTAGAGATTTTGATGGCGGGCGGTTGGGCCATGTTGCCCATACTCATAGCTTCCGCGGTGGCGCTTGCCATCATCCTCGAACGTTACTGGAGCCTGCGCCACGATGCGGTGCTGCCGCCGAAACTCGGCGCCGATGTGCGCCAGTGGGCGCGCTCGGCACAGCTCGATCCGGCGCATATCGAAGTATTGCGCGCGAATTCGCCGCTCGGTGAGTTGCTCGCCGCCGCACTGGTGGTACGCGACAAACCGCGCGCGATCGTCAAGGAGCGCATGGAAGATACCGGGCGTTTTGTCGTGCATCAGATGGAGCGGTATCTGAATACGCTCGGTACGATCGCGCTGATCGCGCCATTGCTCGGATTGCTCGGCACGGTGATCGGCTTGATCGACATGTTCCTCGTGGTATCCAACGGCAACATGGGCGATCCGGGCAAGATGGCCGGCGGTATCGGCCAGGCACTGATCTGCACCGCGACCGGTTTGTGCGTGGCGATTCCGGCCTATGTTTTTCATCGCCTGCTGCGCGGTCGCGTTACCGGGCTCGTGCTGGAGATGGAACAGCAAGCGAGCTCGCTGCTGGATGAATTGATGCACGTCGAGAAATCGCCGGTGCTCGCCAAACCCGCCGTTCGTTGA
- the lolD gene encoding lipoprotein-releasing ABC transporter ATP-binding protein LolD, which translates to MSNQAMNNGEIVLRAAHVTKTYQEGKLRTEVLRDASFELRRGETMAIVGASGTGKSTLLHILGGLDTLSSGEVEVAGRALSKLSDRERGRERNRSLGFIYQFHHLLPEFTALENVCMPLLIGGVAIAEARKRASALLDRVGLSARLEHKPGELSGGERQRCAVARALVTRPACVLGDELTGNLDEDNAAQVYALMLELNREIGTSFVLVTHDHVLARRMDRVLELRAGELHEIAKKA; encoded by the coding sequence ATGAGTAATCAAGCGATGAATAATGGCGAGATCGTGCTGCGCGCCGCGCATGTCACAAAAACCTATCAGGAAGGCAAACTGCGCACGGAAGTGTTGCGTGATGCGAGCTTCGAGCTGCGCCGCGGCGAAACCATGGCCATCGTCGGCGCGTCCGGCACTGGCAAAAGTACCTTGCTGCATATTCTCGGTGGCCTCGATACCTTGAGCTCTGGCGAAGTCGAAGTGGCCGGGCGTGCGCTGTCGAAATTGTCGGATCGCGAACGCGGCCGCGAGCGCAATCGTTCGCTCGGTTTCATTTATCAGTTCCATCATTTGCTGCCCGAATTCACGGCGCTGGAAAACGTCTGCATGCCGCTGCTGATCGGTGGTGTGGCTATTGCCGAAGCGCGCAAACGCGCGAGTGCGTTGCTCGATCGTGTCGGCTTGAGTGCGCGGCTCGAACATAAACCCGGCGAACTTTCCGGCGGCGAACGTCAGCGTTGTGCGGTCGCGCGTGCGCTGGTGACACGACCGGCGTGTGTGCTCGGCGATGAACTCACCGGCAATCTCGACGAAGATAACGCCGCCCAGGTGTATGCGTTGATGCTGGAATTGAATCGCGAAATCGGCACGAGTTTTGTCCTGGTCACGCACGATCACGTACTCGCACGCCGCATGGATCGCGTGCTCGAATTGCGCGCCGGCGAACTGCACGAAATCGCGAAGAAGGCCTGA
- a CDS encoding DNA internalization-related competence protein ComEC/Rec2, with product MKAPTLTLLSGSVALLAGVVVVQLLPQLPPLWLEIAGLLFSLLLLWHLPRLRLLAIFLCGAAWACLRADIALSQRLPLALEGEDIQVSGTIIGLPQAQEGSTRFELYVDTALHEKASVPFAGHVRLNWYASKDGSAPDITPCSRWQLVLRLKRPRGLINPGGFDFERHALTQGIVATGYVHDDASNQMLDSGSGFCVDRLRQKILQGIDSVLGDTPESHVLRAMAFGDQAAMDEHEWAVVRATGIPHLIAISGLHIALFSGFGVLLARLLWRLFPRLTLRWPAPMLEAPLSLFFALAYAMLAGFGLPTRRSLVMIAAILVASFVWRARSSFHGLALAVLVLLICDPLCVLSAGFWLSFVGVAWLILCLGGRGTRRHGWREMLNAQGIASIGLLPLTIWFFGQSSLVGPLANVLAVPMVCFILLPFAVLGGLMFLIAPALGAPLLQVAGWVMHGLWWALEKMAAWPAAQHYFPEPNLLALVLALLGALWLLLPRGLPARGLGLALFLPLLWPLHTPLADGEVDITVLDVGQGLSVLVQTRDHAMVYDTGARFPSAFDLGEVAVVPAMRALAITHLDRLVISHGDNDHAGGTAAVVAAYIPDISEGSEPQRTHVPLQHCVAGEIWAWNDVQFSVVHPRADSPDLDNDSSCVVLVRSANAELILSGDISSKAEAQVAIEIGATAAHTVLIVPHHGSKSSSSLAFLQALHPQLAIASAGYRSRFGHPHPSVVARYAEQNIAFLNTASSGFIQVHFSAESGVEVMEQGRLARHPYWRE from the coding sequence ATGAAAGCGCCAACTCTGACGCTGTTGTCGGGTAGTGTCGCGCTGCTGGCCGGTGTGGTTGTCGTGCAATTGTTGCCACAATTGCCGCCGCTCTGGCTCGAAATTGCCGGCCTGCTTTTTTCATTATTGCTGCTGTGGCATTTGCCACGCTTGCGTCTGCTCGCGATTTTTTTATGCGGCGCAGCGTGGGCGTGTCTGCGCGCCGACATCGCACTTTCGCAGCGCCTGCCGCTCGCGCTCGAAGGCGAGGATATCCAGGTCAGCGGCACGATCATCGGCTTGCCACAAGCGCAGGAAGGATCGACGCGATTTGAACTGTATGTCGACACTGCGCTGCACGAAAAAGCCAGCGTGCCGTTTGCCGGTCATGTGCGTCTGAACTGGTATGCCAGCAAGGATGGATCGGCGCCCGACATCACGCCGTGCTCGCGCTGGCAGCTCGTGTTGCGTTTGAAACGACCGCGCGGCCTGATCAATCCGGGCGGCTTCGATTTCGAGCGCCACGCCTTGACCCAGGGCATCGTCGCCACCGGTTACGTACACGACGATGCGTCCAACCAGATGCTCGATTCCGGCAGCGGATTCTGCGTCGATCGCTTGCGCCAGAAAATCCTGCAAGGCATCGATAGCGTGCTCGGCGATACGCCCGAAAGCCATGTCTTGCGCGCGATGGCGTTCGGCGATCAAGCTGCGATGGACGAACACGAATGGGCGGTCGTGCGCGCCACCGGCATCCCGCATCTGATCGCGATTTCGGGTTTGCATATCGCGCTGTTCTCGGGCTTCGGTGTGTTGCTCGCGCGTCTGTTGTGGCGCTTGTTTCCGCGGCTGACCCTGCGCTGGCCGGCGCCGATGCTCGAAGCGCCATTGAGCCTGTTCTTTGCGCTTGCGTACGCTATGTTGGCGGGATTCGGTTTGCCGACACGGCGCTCATTGGTGATGATCGCGGCGATCCTCGTCGCGTCATTTGTCTGGCGCGCACGATCGTCGTTTCATGGTCTCGCGCTGGCCGTACTGGTGCTGCTGATCTGCGATCCGCTATGTGTATTGAGCGCTGGATTCTGGTTATCGTTTGTCGGCGTAGCGTGGCTGATTTTGTGCCTCGGTGGTCGTGGCACACGGCGGCATGGCTGGCGCGAAATGCTCAACGCACAAGGCATTGCGAGCATCGGGTTACTGCCGTTGACGATCTGGTTTTTCGGTCAGAGTTCGCTGGTCGGTCCGCTCGCGAATGTGCTCGCGGTGCCGATGGTGTGTTTTATCTTGCTGCCATTTGCAGTGCTCGGTGGGCTGATGTTTTTGATCGCGCCGGCGCTCGGTGCACCGCTGCTGCAAGTCGCAGGCTGGGTCATGCATGGATTGTGGTGGGCGCTGGAGAAAATGGCGGCATGGCCGGCGGCGCAACATTATTTTCCCGAACCGAATCTGCTCGCGCTGGTACTCGCGCTGCTCGGTGCGTTGTGGCTGTTGTTGCCGCGCGGTTTACCAGCGCGCGGACTGGGTCTGGCCTTGTTCCTGCCGTTATTGTGGCCGCTGCATACGCCGTTGGCCGATGGCGAAGTCGACATCACTGTGCTCGATGTCGGCCAAGGTTTGTCGGTGCTCGTGCAGACGCGTGATCACGCCATGGTGTACGACACTGGCGCACGTTTTCCGAGCGCCTTTGATCTCGGCGAAGTCGCGGTGGTGCCGGCGATGCGCGCGCTGGCGATAACTCATCTCGATCGGCTGGTGATCTCGCACGGTGACAACGATCACGCTGGCGGCACCGCGGCGGTGGTCGCCGCGTACATACCGGATATCAGCGAAGGCAGCGAGCCGCAACGCACGCACGTGCCGTTGCAGCATTGTGTTGCTGGGGAAATCTGGGCGTGGAACGATGTGCAATTTTCGGTCGTGCACCCGCGCGCAGATTCGCCCGATCTGGATAACGACAGCAGTTGTGTTGTGCTGGTGCGCAGTGCGAATGCCGAGTTGATTCTCAGTGGTGACATCAGCAGCAAGGCCGAAGCGCAAGTCGCGATCGAGATCGGTGCCACGGCGGCGCATACCGTGCTGATCGTTCCGCATCACGGTAGCAAGTCGTCGTCGAGTCTCGCTTTCTTGCAGGCGCTGCATCCGCAACTGGCGATCGCCTCGGCGGGATACCGCAGCCGTTTCGGCCATCCGCATCCTAGTGTGGTGGCACGTTATGCCGAGCAGAACATCGCGTTTTTGAACACCGCCAGCAGCGGCTTCATACAAGTGCATTTCAGCGCAGAAAGCGGCGTCGAAGTGATGGAGCAGGGTCGTCTCGCACGGCATCCGTATTGGCGCGAATAA
- a CDS encoding lipoprotein-releasing ABC transporter permease subunit: MFRPLELFIGLRYTRAKRRNHFISFISLASILGIAVGVLVLITVLSVMNGFTKELRDSILGMVSHATISSLDNGGVANWQNTVSTAEAAPHVLGAAPYVEREAMLQHGDRVSGVVIRGVMPEQESKVSEIGKKMVAGKIDDLKAGGWGIVLGRELAMSLSVEVGDSVIVVAPEFRATPLGAIPRTRRFNVVGIFEAGFQEYDSGLAVMQMDDAERLYQLDGPTGVRLKLDDMFVAWDVAQDLTDKLGHLYRVQDWRQGHANFFRAIAMEKMVMSIILSLIMAVAVFNLVSALVMLVNDKQADIAILRTLGISPASIMGVFMVQGMLVGVFGILLGVLGGVALSLNLAALAKWVENLFGVEFLSADIYYISEVPSDLHWNDVGWIALVALVFCLLATLYPAWRAARTHPAEALRYE; the protein is encoded by the coding sequence ATGTTTCGCCCCCTAGAACTCTTCATCGGCCTGCGCTACACCCGCGCCAAACGCCGCAATCATTTCATCTCGTTCATCTCATTGGCCTCGATCCTCGGCATTGCCGTGGGCGTACTCGTGCTGATCACCGTGTTGTCGGTAATGAACGGCTTCACCAAGGAGCTGCGCGACAGCATCCTCGGCATGGTCTCGCACGCGACGATTTCCAGCCTCGACAACGGTGGCGTCGCCAACTGGCAGAACACCGTGAGCACCGCCGAAGCCGCGCCGCATGTGCTTGGCGCCGCGCCTTACGTCGAGCGCGAAGCGATGCTGCAACATGGCGATAGAGTCAGCGGCGTGGTGATTCGCGGCGTGATGCCCGAGCAGGAAAGCAAGGTTTCCGAGATCGGCAAAAAAATGGTTGCCGGCAAGATCGATGATCTCAAAGCCGGTGGCTGGGGCATTGTGCTCGGGCGTGAGCTGGCGATGTCGCTCAGCGTCGAGGTCGGCGATTCGGTCATCGTGGTCGCGCCGGAATTCCGCGCCACACCGCTCGGTGCGATACCGCGCACACGGCGTTTTAATGTCGTCGGAATTTTCGAGGCGGGTTTCCAGGAATACGATTCCGGCCTCGCCGTGATGCAAATGGACGATGCCGAACGCCTCTACCAGCTAGACGGTCCGACCGGCGTGCGGCTGAAACTCGACGACATGTTCGTCGCCTGGGATGTCGCGCAGGATCTCACCGACAAGCTCGGTCATCTCTATCGCGTGCAGGACTGGCGCCAGGGCCACGCCAATTTTTTCCGCGCGATCGCGATGGAAAAAATGGTCATGTCGATCATTCTTTCGCTGATCATGGCGGTGGCCGTGTTCAATCTGGTGTCCGCGCTGGTGATGCTGGTCAACGACAAACAGGCCGATATCGCGATCCTGCGCACACTCGGCATTTCGCCCGCCAGCATCATGGGTGTATTCATGGTGCAGGGCATGCTGGTCGGCGTGTTCGGAATATTGCTCGGCGTGCTCGGCGGTGTCGCGCTGTCGCTGAATCTGGCGGCGCTGGCGAAGTGGGTCGAGAATCTGTTCGGCGTCGAGTTCCTCTCGGCGGATATTTATTACATCAGCGAAGTGCCATCCGATTTGCACTGGAACGATGTCGGCTGGATCGCACTGGTCGCACTGGTATTTTGTCTGCTCGCGACTCTGTATCCGGCGTGGCGCGCAGCGCGTACGCACCCGGCGGAGGCGCTGCGTTATGAGTAA